One Granulicella sp. 5B5 DNA window includes the following coding sequences:
- a CDS encoding TonB-dependent receptor has translation MKLAASPSSAQVRAVNSATAGCFIHLAFTFVFAIAVITPTLSAQQQQTLHGRVQDPLGALIAGASVDLLRDEHAVASSKSGTDGTFQFAIPAPGRYRVRVAAASFEPITTSAVYVNGSGTPDLDITLATQTLTQQVTVTASGTPMPEAQTGASVTVLPLDDYRYMPEVQTPLRLSPGLQVTQTGQMGGTSSLSIRGGSTDANKVLIDGVPVNAIGGGVEFANIASVGIDSIEVLREPNSALYGSDALAGVVSMRSTRGSTPLPMFTYSGDAGNFHTYRNEVTAGTVFHQFDLYSAFARIDTDNNLPNSEFHNATYAGNFGWTPNPINDLRFTVRHTAVSGGQPNAIALYGVPDDSKQQEQDNYYSAVWNGQTTQRWHNQIRYGGTRQNGEYLDPAAAGIPDDFGNTDGVLVTIKGANGYSVTGHALFYTPYSPVPSTYLETTHRNFVYSQTDFSVSPHLLVLGGFKFENESGLNGYAGNLYGMPSSIQRGNYSYTIQTSGEFQSRLFYNLGTGLEDNGLFGFADTPRVSLAYYLARPSSGIFFSGTKLHGTFGKGIKEPSIFQQADSLYGTLAPLPNGSQLIEQYHVMPVGAENSRTYDGGLDQEILRGRARLGITYFHDEFTNGVEYVSQAGLLELGIHAGNLPAFAGGGAYINSLAFRSEGLEFESEYRIGNHLFARAGYTYTDARVQHSLDSDNLGCAPPSNISGCTFNSAFNFSDIPIGADSPLVGARPFRVAPHTGYFGLNYSRSKAYVSFTGTLVSKRDDSDFLTDSNFGNSLLLPNRNLLGSYERLELGGGYQVTSRLNIYANAQNLLSEHYYEAFGFPSLPMTFQTGIKVNFGGENWKLN, from the coding sequence ATGAAACTCGCAGCAAGCCCATCAAGTGCTCAGGTCCGTGCCGTCAATTCCGCAACAGCAGGATGCTTTATCCATTTGGCGTTCACATTCGTTTTCGCAATTGCTGTCATTACTCCAACTCTGTCAGCACAGCAACAACAGACGTTACATGGAAGGGTGCAAGATCCACTCGGCGCACTTATAGCCGGCGCTTCTGTCGACCTCTTACGTGACGAACATGCTGTCGCCAGCTCGAAATCCGGCACTGACGGCACCTTTCAGTTTGCGATACCGGCCCCAGGGCGTTACCGCGTCCGTGTCGCTGCCGCTTCCTTTGAACCGATCACTACATCTGCAGTCTACGTCAACGGCTCTGGCACGCCCGATTTAGACATTACTCTCGCTACCCAGACTCTTACGCAACAAGTAACCGTGACGGCAAGTGGAACCCCAATGCCTGAAGCGCAGACAGGTGCATCCGTAACGGTTCTCCCATTGGATGACTACCGTTACATGCCGGAAGTGCAAACTCCTCTCCGCCTCAGTCCTGGCTTACAGGTCACGCAGACTGGCCAGATGGGCGGCACCTCGAGTCTTTCAATACGCGGCGGAAGCACCGACGCCAACAAGGTCCTCATCGATGGCGTCCCAGTGAATGCCATCGGAGGTGGTGTTGAGTTCGCAAACATCGCGTCTGTAGGCATCGACTCCATCGAAGTACTGCGTGAACCCAACAGCGCTCTCTATGGCTCCGATGCTCTCGCTGGGGTCGTAAGTATGCGTTCCACGCGTGGCTCAACTCCACTTCCAATGTTCACTTATTCCGGCGATGCCGGAAACTTCCATACATATCGCAATGAAGTTACCGCGGGCACAGTTTTTCACCAGTTCGATCTCTACTCCGCCTTTGCCCGTATCGATACCGACAACAACCTTCCGAATAGCGAGTTCCACAACGCAACCTACGCTGGTAACTTCGGCTGGACACCGAACCCGATCAACGATCTTCGCTTCACCGTCCGTCACACCGCCGTCTCGGGTGGCCAGCCCAACGCCATCGCGCTCTACGGCGTTCCCGATGATAGCAAGCAGCAGGAGCAGGACAATTACTATAGTGCCGTCTGGAATGGTCAAACGACACAGCGCTGGCACAATCAAATCCGTTATGGAGGCACACGCCAGAACGGCGAATATCTCGACCCGGCGGCCGCAGGTATCCCTGATGATTTCGGCAACACTGACGGAGTTCTTGTCACTATCAAGGGAGCCAACGGATACAGTGTCACCGGCCATGCTCTCTTTTACACACCTTATAGCCCTGTTCCTTCCACCTATCTCGAAACTACGCACCGAAACTTTGTTTACTCTCAGACCGATTTCAGTGTCAGCCCTCACCTGCTGGTCCTCGGCGGTTTCAAGTTCGAGAATGAAAGTGGGCTGAACGGATACGCAGGAAACCTTTATGGAATGCCCAGCAGCATTCAGCGCGGCAACTATAGCTACACCATCCAGACCTCAGGCGAATTTCAGAGCCGCCTCTTCTACAACCTCGGCACTGGGCTCGAAGACAATGGCCTCTTCGGCTTCGCTGACACTCCGCGCGTCTCGCTCGCCTACTATCTCGCTAGGCCTTCCTCCGGTATTTTTTTCAGTGGGACCAAACTACATGGCACCTTCGGCAAAGGCATCAAGGAACCCAGCATCTTCCAACAGGCCGACTCGCTCTATGGAACGCTTGCACCCCTGCCTAATGGCAGCCAGCTCATCGAGCAGTACCATGTCATGCCGGTTGGTGCCGAAAATTCCCGTACATACGATGGCGGTTTGGATCAGGAGATCCTCAGAGGAAGAGCCCGCCTCGGGATCACCTACTTCCACGATGAGTTCACTAACGGCGTTGAGTACGTTTCACAGGCTGGCTTGCTTGAGCTTGGTATCCACGCCGGAAATCTTCCTGCCTTTGCTGGAGGGGGCGCCTACATCAATTCGCTAGCATTCCGGTCAGAGGGCCTAGAGTTCGAATCCGAGTACAGGATAGGAAACCATCTTTTCGCTCGTGCAGGGTACACCTATACCGACGCCAGGGTGCAACACTCGTTGGACAGCGATAATCTGGGGTGCGCCCCCCCCAGTAACATCTCCGGATGCACGTTCAACAGTGCCTTCAACTTCAGTGACATTCCCATTGGGGCCGATTCTCCACTAGTTGGCGCACGCCCTTTCCGTGTCGCTCCACACACTGGTTACTTCGGCCTAAATTACTCTCGCTCGAAGGCCTATGTCTCTTTTACCGGGACACTCGTCAGCAAACGTGACGACAGCGACTTCCTCACAGACTCCAACTTTGGCAACAGCCTTCTGCTGCCCAATCGGAATCTGCTCGGCTCATACGAGCGGCTTGAACTTGGCGGAGGCTACCAAGTCACATCTCGCCTCAATATCTATGCCAACGCGCAAAATTTGCTGAGCGAACATTATTACGAGGCATTCGGATTTCCGTCGCTGCCCATGACCTTCCAGACCGGAATAAAAGTGAACTTCGGCGGGGAGAATTGGAAACTTAACTAG
- the cobT gene encoding nicotinate-nucleotide--dimethylbenzimidazole phosphoribosyltransferase, translating into MNIQSVQQITQIAREIEPSSEAWRRKARARLDTLTKPLGSLGRLEDLAYQIVSIRQESFVEPISKSVYVFAADHGITTDGVSAYPKEVTYQMVLNFLHQSAAVNVLARLHHAELHVVDVGVDADFDGVPGLLHHKVARGTQNMRHGPAMTEEQMNRAILVGMEMALQAVSAGKTMIAIGEMGIGNTTSASAITCALTGAAPAKATGHGTGVTAEAHAHKVAIVEAVGQKHFAASPGAYPFDILRCVGGLEIAAMVGMVLAAARHKRVVVVDGFISTAAAALAVAISPTAQEYLIAGHQSEEPGHRLLLDHMKLTPVLSLNMRLGEGTGAVLAMPVLESAVALYCQMATFDSAGVSEAS; encoded by the coding sequence ATGAATATCCAAAGCGTTCAACAGATTACACAAATCGCACGAGAGATCGAGCCATCCAGCGAAGCCTGGCGACGGAAAGCGCGAGCTCGTCTCGACACGCTCACGAAGCCGCTGGGCAGTCTGGGGCGTCTTGAAGATCTTGCATATCAGATCGTCTCTATCCGTCAGGAGAGCTTTGTTGAACCGATAAGCAAGAGCGTCTACGTCTTTGCTGCGGATCATGGCATTACGACAGACGGCGTCAGCGCATACCCTAAGGAAGTTACCTATCAGATGGTCCTGAACTTCCTCCATCAAAGTGCGGCGGTGAATGTGCTGGCCCGTCTGCATCATGCTGAACTCCACGTTGTCGATGTTGGAGTTGACGCTGATTTCGACGGCGTTCCCGGCCTGCTTCACCACAAGGTCGCAAGAGGTACGCAAAACATGCGGCACGGACCAGCGATGACCGAGGAGCAAATGAACAGGGCTATCTTGGTCGGTATGGAGATGGCCCTCCAGGCGGTTTCGGCCGGAAAGACGATGATTGCGATCGGTGAGATGGGAATAGGCAACACAACCTCCGCGAGTGCAATCACGTGTGCCCTCACCGGCGCAGCTCCCGCAAAGGCCACCGGCCACGGAACAGGCGTAACAGCCGAAGCTCATGCGCACAAAGTTGCGATAGTAGAGGCCGTCGGCCAAAAACATTTCGCGGCGTCCCCTGGCGCATACCCATTCGATATCTTGCGTTGCGTTGGCGGACTGGAAATCGCCGCGATGGTCGGAATGGTCCTGGCAGCAGCTCGCCACAAACGTGTCGTCGTTGTGGACGGGTTTATTTCTACAGCCGCAGCCGCCCTCGCGGTCGCAATATCCCCGACCGCTCAGGAATACCTCATTGCCGGACATCAATCGGAGGAGCCGGGGCATAGACTGCTACTCGATCACATGAAACTAACCCCCGTTTTATCCTTGAACATGCGCTTGGGAGAAGGTACAGGGGCTGTGCTGGCGATGCCGGTTCTCGAATCCGCCGTTGCACTTTATTGTCAGATGGCCACATTCGACTCGGCGGGGGTCAGCGAAGCATCTTGA